In one window of Chryseobacterium sp. JV274 DNA:
- a CDS encoding RidA family protein — protein sequence MKKVLVLACTAIFLFSFSQKTMSPVEYKSSPKVFSIKGLSQSVSIDCGSSKMILLSGQVPLDPEGNLVGNTIEEQTQQVFKNIESILKEYGGTGKDIIKLGIFTTDIKKTPDFRKVRDLYVNLQNPPVSTLVEVSRLFRDDVLIEVEATAVIKNK from the coding sequence ATGAAAAAGGTACTTGTTCTGGCTTGCACAGCAATTTTTCTATTTTCATTCAGTCAGAAAACAATGAGCCCTGTAGAATATAAAAGTTCGCCAAAAGTTTTCAGCATAAAAGGCCTGTCACAGTCAGTAAGTATTGACTGCGGGAGTTCTAAAATGATTTTATTATCTGGACAGGTGCCTCTGGATCCGGAAGGTAACCTTGTGGGAAATACTATAGAGGAGCAGACTCAGCAGGTATTCAAAAATATCGAAAGCATCCTGAAAGAATATGGGGGAACAGGAAAAGATATCATTAAACTTGGAATCTTTACCACAGATATCAAAAAAACACCTGATTTCAGAAAAGTCAGAGATTTGTATGTCAATCTTCAAAACCCTCCTGTAAGCACCCTTGTGGAAGTGAGCAGGCTTTTCAGAGATGATGTGCTTATAGAAGTAGAAGCCACAGCAGTGATTAAAAACAAATAA
- the rpmB gene encoding 50S ribosomal protein L28, whose product MSRICQITGKRAMVGNNVSHANNKTKRRFEINLLEKKFYLPEQDKHVTLKVSAHGLRVINKIGIEEAIERATRNGLIKKN is encoded by the coding sequence ATGTCAAGAATTTGCCAAATAACAGGAAAGCGTGCAATGGTTGGTAACAACGTTTCTCACGCTAATAACAAAACGAAGCGTCGTTTTGAAATTAACTTATTAGAGAAGAAGTTTTACCTTCCAGAGCAAGATAAGCACGTAACACTGAAAGTATCAGCTCATGGATTGAGAGTGATTAACAAGATTGGAATCGAGGAAGCTATTGAAAGAGCTACTAGAAACGGATTGATTAAAAAGAATTAA
- the rpmG gene encoding 50S ribosomal protein L33 → MAKKGNRVQVILECTEHKESGMPGMSRYISTKNKKNTTERLELKKYNPVLKRSTLHKEIK, encoded by the coding sequence ATGGCAAAAAAAGGAAATAGAGTTCAAGTAATCCTTGAATGTACAGAGCACAAAGAAAGCGGTATGCCAGGAATGTCTAGATACATTTCTACAAAAAATAAAAAGAACACTACAGAGAGATTGGAATTGAAAAAATACAATCCTGTTCTTAAGAGATCTACCCTTCACAAAGAAATTAAGTAA
- a CDS encoding DUF4295 domain-containing protein, with translation MAKKVVATLQSGQSKKMTKVVKMIKSSKSGAYVFEEKVMNADEVDGYLKK, from the coding sequence ATGGCAAAGAAAGTAGTAGCAACCCTACAAAGCGGTCAGTCTAAGAAAATGACAAAAGTGGTGAAAATGATTAAGTCTTCTAAATCAGGAGCTTACGTTTTCGAAGAAAAAGTAATGAATGCTGACGAAGTAGACGGTTATTTGAAAAAATAA
- a CDS encoding T9SS type A sorting domain-containing protein, with product MKRIYILWSMLPVSLMAQNFTEVQTSMNNFYYSAADIADIDNNGTMDIVLNGAIDSDGDGNVDSTYNEVYQNNGTTLLPYAGLGADVTHLGDIRFIDYNNDGLMDIISTGLSYMDVVNYKQYRFKNTGTGFVKDAELPGKIYGSVEVFDFNHDGKSDYAINGTQYAHGGGFGNSLDYYKNTGNGFDMTGNWVDGTQNGSFKVVDLNNDKLLDLVIIGSDINGAPVSKVYMNQAGVLTPTQDLAPVAVGKIDFADFNADGFQDIVVIGRDGNDDGYFAVLMNDGAGVLTPQIIPAGDISDVALSVGDLNNDGYYDFIISGNEDYNAFVKTYIYDVSNNKFNEGILTGITALGGPGLINLFDFNNDHHLDILLGGFDWAASDLPSLTKVFKNNSTAENAKPTAPTQLNLTKSGNRFNFAWSGASDDKTPVNALRYEITVGSTQGAHDIAKYIVTTPSWFLDLDPAIQNVYWSVKSIDASKVYSDASVQSVLGTSEIKSVKQLVIYPNPVSDKVYIKGEKVSEAEMYSMDGKKLNISVNGDQSIDVSHLPKGVYLLKLKIKNEITTRKLTIK from the coding sequence ATGAAGAGGATTTATATTTTATGGTCTATGTTGCCTGTCAGTCTGATGGCTCAGAATTTTACTGAGGTACAGACCAGCATGAATAATTTTTATTATTCTGCGGCAGATATTGCTGATATAGACAACAATGGTACAATGGATATCGTGCTCAATGGAGCAATAGATTCTGATGGTGACGGAAATGTAGACAGTACTTATAATGAAGTATATCAGAACAATGGAACAACATTATTGCCTTATGCAGGATTGGGAGCTGATGTGACTCATCTTGGAGATATTAGATTTATTGATTATAATAATGACGGGCTGATGGATATTATTTCCACAGGACTCAGCTATATGGATGTTGTGAATTATAAACAGTACCGATTCAAAAATACAGGAACAGGTTTTGTAAAAGATGCTGAACTTCCCGGGAAAATTTATGGATCTGTAGAAGTTTTTGATTTTAATCACGATGGAAAATCAGATTATGCGATCAACGGAACTCAATATGCTCATGGCGGAGGTTTTGGAAACAGTTTAGACTATTATAAAAATACAGGTAATGGTTTTGATATGACAGGGAACTGGGTGGATGGAACCCAGAATGGAAGCTTTAAAGTAGTAGATCTGAATAATGATAAACTTCTGGATCTTGTGATTATCGGGTCGGATATCAATGGTGCTCCGGTTTCTAAAGTATATATGAATCAGGCAGGAGTTCTTACTCCTACGCAGGACCTTGCTCCTGTAGCGGTAGGAAAAATAGATTTTGCAGATTTCAATGCGGATGGTTTTCAGGATATTGTAGTGATTGGAAGAGATGGAAATGATGACGGATATTTTGCTGTTCTGATGAATGACGGTGCTGGCGTACTGACTCCTCAGATAATACCTGCAGGTGATATTTCTGATGTTGCATTAAGTGTTGGTGACCTTAATAATGATGGGTATTATGACTTTATCATTTCAGGAAATGAAGACTATAATGCTTTTGTGAAAACGTATATCTATGATGTTTCCAATAATAAGTTTAATGAAGGAATCTTAACGGGTATAACTGCGCTGGGAGGTCCGGGACTGATCAATCTATTTGATTTTAATAATGATCATCATCTGGATATCTTATTGGGGGGATTTGACTGGGCGGCTTCTGATCTGCCTTCACTGACTAAAGTTTTTAAAAATAATTCTACAGCTGAAAATGCGAAACCCACAGCGCCAACTCAATTGAATCTGACTAAAAGCGGAAACCGTTTTAATTTTGCATGGAGTGGGGCATCTGATGACAAAACTCCGGTGAATGCATTACGCTATGAAATTACGGTAGGATCTACACAGGGAGCTCATGATATTGCAAAATACATAGTAACGACACCATCATGGTTTCTGGACCTTGATCCGGCTATTCAGAATGTATACTGGAGTGTGAAATCTATTGATGCCTCAAAAGTATATTCCGATGCTTCTGTACAAAGTGTATTGGGAACATCCGAAATTAAATCTGTTAAACAGCTTGTCATCTATCCGAATCCTGTATCAGATAAAGTCTACATTAAAGGAGAAAAAGTTTCTGAAGCTGAAATGTATTCTATGGATGGAAAAAAACTGAATATCAGTGTGAATGGAGATCAGTCTATTGACGTGTCCCATTTACCTAAAGGAGTGTATTTATTAAAACTGAAGATAAAAAACGAAATAACCACAAGGAAGCTTACGATTAAATAA